A region from the Aeromicrobium choanae genome encodes:
- a CDS encoding acyltransferase family protein, translating into MGVTATPVRRRVASLDGIRGGFMALFMAYHFGLTALTGAWTGINVFFVLSGFLIARLLITERERFGRVDLLGFYRRRARRLLPALVVLLLVVATWALLLADDATRRQLRGDIVATLGFVMNWRLIAEADQYFAEFGSASMLRHAWTLSVEEQFYVVVPLLLAALAWIGSRRVAIAVLALLAVGSAWWTAQVGLDGASAQAHAYYGTDTRLQSLLVGVLLAHLLAGPAALRTPSRAVLEPVSWLSLGALLAALVLVDPMSPLFFEQGGMLVQSAVVAVLVWACVARPDLSVHRVLGWRPLAYLGERSYGLYLYHWPVKLWLEREVPGMSAAVEIAVGCVVTTALAALSYRYLERPVLDHGLRGLVPRLRRPGWLAVAGPAAVVVMAVVVGQVPATGETVARPDIPSLKADQPVYEAADETTRVAMFGDSLPDRLAEVFPQEQYEDLSVVSLAVPGCDLLESRIAYRELQQDEPCRAAKRDFAANLRESGADTALVMLPTFAAIPHEDPDGNPIWLDSPRFRREVIEALDRLRDDASEAQVGLQVATLPCRDPRQMATIPGIAAYVADHPEVIDATAEPTVVNEWVRAWARSRSVPLVDVYEALGCGDGPVREVNGITLFSDGLHFDDEAAAMVWTWLAPLVRDQAGEAAR; encoded by the coding sequence GTGGGGGTGACGGCGACGCCGGTGCGCCGCCGGGTCGCCTCCCTCGACGGCATCCGCGGCGGCTTCATGGCGCTCTTCATGGCGTACCACTTCGGGCTGACGGCGCTGACCGGCGCCTGGACCGGGATCAACGTCTTCTTCGTGCTCTCGGGCTTCCTCATCGCGCGGCTGCTGATCACCGAGCGCGAGCGCTTCGGGCGAGTCGACCTCCTCGGGTTCTACCGCCGTCGTGCACGTCGCCTGCTGCCGGCGCTCGTCGTGCTGCTGCTCGTGGTCGCCACCTGGGCGCTGCTGCTGGCCGACGACGCCACGCGCCGCCAGCTGCGGGGCGACATCGTCGCCACGCTGGGCTTCGTCATGAACTGGCGGCTGATCGCCGAGGCCGACCAGTACTTCGCCGAGTTCGGCTCGGCGTCGATGCTGCGCCACGCGTGGACGCTGTCGGTCGAGGAGCAGTTCTACGTCGTGGTGCCGCTCCTGCTGGCGGCGCTCGCCTGGATCGGCTCACGCCGAGTCGCGATCGCGGTGCTCGCACTGCTGGCCGTCGGCTCGGCGTGGTGGACCGCGCAGGTCGGGCTCGACGGTGCCTCCGCCCAGGCGCACGCCTACTACGGCACCGACACCCGCCTGCAGTCCCTGCTGGTCGGCGTCCTGCTGGCGCACCTGCTCGCCGGCCCGGCCGCCCTGCGCACGCCCTCACGCGCGGTGCTGGAGCCGGTCTCCTGGCTGTCGCTCGGCGCCCTGCTCGCGGCCCTCGTGCTGGTGGACCCGATGTCGCCCCTGTTCTTCGAGCAGGGCGGGATGCTGGTCCAGTCGGCCGTCGTCGCGGTGCTGGTGTGGGCGTGCGTCGCGCGCCCCGACCTGTCCGTGCACCGGGTGCTGGGCTGGCGACCACTGGCCTACCTGGGGGAGCGCAGCTACGGGCTGTACCTCTACCACTGGCCGGTCAAGCTGTGGCTGGAGCGCGAGGTGCCGGGGATGTCCGCCGCGGTGGAGATCGCGGTCGGCTGCGTCGTCACCACGGCGCTGGCAGCGCTGAGCTACCGCTACCTCGAGCGTCCCGTCCTCGATCATGGACTGCGCGGCCTGGTGCCGCGGCTGCGACGGCCGGGGTGGCTGGCGGTGGCCGGCCCGGCGGCCGTCGTGGTGATGGCCGTGGTGGTCGGGCAGGTGCCTGCGACGGGAGAGACCGTCGCGCGCCCTGACATCCCATCGCTGAAGGCCGACCAGCCCGTCTACGAGGCCGCGGACGAGACCACCCGCGTCGCGATGTTCGGCGACTCCCTGCCCGACCGGCTGGCCGAGGTCTTCCCGCAGGAGCAGTACGAGGACCTCTCGGTGGTGTCGCTCGCGGTGCCCGGCTGCGACCTGCTCGAATCGCGCATCGCGTACCGCGAGCTGCAGCAGGACGAGCCCTGCCGCGCGGCCAAGCGCGACTTCGCGGCGAACCTGCGCGAGTCCGGTGCCGACACGGCGCTGGTCATGCTGCCGACGTTCGCGGCGATCCCGCACGAGGATCCCGACGGCAACCCCATCTGGCTCGACTCCCCGCGGTTCCGCCGCGAGGTCATCGAGGCGCTCGACCGGCTGCGCGACGACGCCTCGGAGGCGCAGGTCGGGCTGCAGGTGGCCACCCTGCCGTGCCGTGACCCGCGCCAGATGGCCACGATCCCGGGCATCGCGGCCTACGTCGCCGACCATCCCGAGGTCATCGACGCGACCGCCGAGCCGACCGTCGTGAACGAGTGGGTCCGGGCCTGGGCGAGGTCCCGCTCCGTGCCACTCGTCGACGTCTACGAGGCCTTGGGCTGCGGGGACGGTCCCGTGAGAGAGGTCAACGGCATCACCTTGTTCAGCGACGGACTGCACTTCGACGACGAGGCCGCGGCAATGGTCTGGACCTGGCTCGCGCCGCTGGTCCGCGACCAGGCGGGGGAGGCGGCCCGGTGA
- a CDS encoding nucleotidyltransferase family protein, with translation MSVRRGIVLAGGLGTRLRVAVGDLPKPLVDVGGEPLVAHQIRRLVEAGVPDVVVAVGFGAQQVQDALGTGDRWGARLTYSREDQPLGTGGALALAARSVDAEDTVVVVNGDLLSRHDLAAQVAAFERSGAAGSIHVREVPDARAYGVVTLDDTGTRVAGFHEKPVEPGPGLVNAGTYVMRGDVLRGLPTTVPLSLEVDVFPGLVASADVRAHRDDAAFLDVGTPEALEQARQSWG, from the coding sequence GTGTCTGTGCGCCGTGGGATCGTCCTCGCTGGGGGTCTGGGGACCCGTTTGCGAGTCGCGGTCGGCGACCTGCCCAAGCCGCTCGTCGACGTCGGGGGCGAGCCCCTCGTCGCCCACCAGATCCGCCGCCTCGTCGAGGCGGGCGTGCCCGACGTGGTCGTCGCCGTGGGGTTCGGCGCCCAGCAGGTGCAGGACGCCCTGGGAACGGGCGACCGCTGGGGCGCCCGGCTGACGTACAGCCGAGAGGACCAGCCGCTCGGCACCGGCGGCGCGCTCGCCCTCGCCGCGCGGTCGGTCGACGCCGAGGACACCGTGGTCGTCGTCAACGGCGACCTGCTGTCGCGGCACGACCTCGCCGCGCAGGTCGCCGCCTTCGAGCGCTCGGGCGCCGCCGGCTCGATCCACGTCCGCGAGGTGCCCGATGCCCGCGCCTACGGTGTCGTCACCCTCGACGACACCGGGACGCGCGTCGCCGGCTTCCACGAGAAGCCCGTCGAGCCGGGCCCGGGGCTCGTCAACGCCGGCACCTACGTGATGCGCGGCGACGTCCTGCGGGGACTGCCCACCACGGTGCCGCTGTCGCTCGAGGTCGACGTCTTCCCCGGGCTGGTCGCGAGCGCCGACGTCCGAGCCCACCGCGACGACGCCGCCTTCCTCGACGTGGGCACACCCGAGGCACTCGAGCAGGCGCGGCAGTCGTGGGGGTGA
- a CDS encoding acyltransferase family protein, giving the protein MSAPVPSTRARLPYRPALDGLRAVAIAGVLVFHLDERALPGGWLGVDLFFVLSGFLITNLLVFERERWGRISVVRFWGARMRRLLPSLVTVLLAVSVAAWIWTVPGRRTAVAWDIVSSLFYVSNWRFMLGDEQYFDQLSIPSPVRHTWSLSIEEQFYIVFPLLLIAVGLVVRKRRGQALVFAVLALASAAAMATGYANGTEITTLYYSTVTRAFELLIGVCAALFLGHAAFRERRSPVLTDVTAWAGLAVVVAAMVGLDSESGIVFRGGLVVICLAALVAILAAASGTNGTFTKVLGSPVPRWIGLISYPLYLWHWPIIVFVHEGVVGLDGLALDAVRVGLSVLLAWLTYRFIEGPVRGRRPFFGSARGFSRAVAVLAAPLVVASAFVVAHSEPPQGELSGYALKPGQKPLKLTPDPYTAEARRSTMLLGNSIPYSLYRNVATHEFRQLSMSQTTHLGCDPFALQKRVDGETTEPTRSCLEWRDEWPALVSAQQPDVLLFFVPQTFLSDLVKGDEVAEFGSPEHERLVREALDEVDRKGGDAGKLALSTLACHDIPAFDKVEMQQLNDIERVERVNAIATAWAAENDVPVIDSYAALCPNGYQPLLGNDPLYEDGLHFTNESAPHVWAWMMPQVLRFADAVHGEAS; this is encoded by the coding sequence ATGTCGGCTCCTGTCCCCTCGACGCGTGCGCGCCTGCCCTACCGGCCCGCGCTCGACGGCCTGCGCGCCGTCGCCATCGCCGGCGTGCTCGTCTTCCACCTCGACGAGCGCGCCCTGCCCGGCGGCTGGCTGGGCGTCGACCTGTTCTTCGTCCTCTCGGGCTTCCTGATCACCAACCTGCTCGTCTTCGAACGCGAGCGGTGGGGCCGGATCAGCGTCGTGCGCTTCTGGGGCGCGCGGATGCGGCGCCTGCTGCCCTCGCTGGTCACGGTGCTGCTGGCCGTGTCGGTCGCGGCGTGGATCTGGACCGTCCCCGGCCGTCGCACCGCCGTCGCGTGGGACATCGTCTCGTCGCTGTTCTACGTCTCGAACTGGCGCTTCATGCTGGGCGACGAGCAGTACTTCGACCAGCTCTCGATCCCCTCGCCGGTCCGGCACACCTGGTCGCTGTCGATCGAGGAGCAGTTCTACATCGTCTTCCCGCTGCTGCTCATCGCGGTCGGACTCGTGGTGCGGAAGCGGCGCGGGCAGGCACTGGTCTTCGCCGTACTGGCTCTCGCCTCGGCCGCCGCGATGGCCACCGGCTACGCGAACGGCACCGAGATCACGACGCTGTACTACAGCACCGTGACGCGAGCGTTCGAGCTGCTGATCGGCGTGTGCGCGGCCCTGTTCCTGGGCCACGCAGCCTTCCGCGAGCGCCGCTCCCCCGTCCTGACCGACGTCACCGCGTGGGCCGGTCTCGCGGTGGTCGTCGCGGCCATGGTGGGGCTCGACTCCGAGTCCGGCATCGTCTTCCGCGGCGGGCTCGTCGTCATCTGCCTGGCCGCCCTCGTGGCGATCCTCGCGGCGGCCAGCGGCACGAACGGCACCTTCACCAAGGTCCTGGGCAGCCCGGTCCCCCGCTGGATCGGCCTGATCTCCTATCCCCTCTACCTCTGGCACTGGCCGATCATCGTGTTCGTCCACGAGGGGGTCGTCGGCCTCGACGGTCTGGCGCTCGACGCCGTCCGCGTCGGGCTGTCGGTGCTGCTGGCGTGGCTCACCTACCGGTTCATCGAGGGCCCCGTCCGCGGTCGCCGCCCGTTCTTCGGCTCGGCGCGCGGCTTCTCCCGCGCGGTCGCCGTGCTGGCTGCGCCGCTCGTCGTCGCGAGCGCCTTCGTCGTCGCCCACTCCGAGCCCCCGCAGGGCGAGCTCTCGGGCTACGCGCTGAAGCCGGGCCAGAAGCCGCTGAAGCTGACGCCCGATCCGTACACGGCGGAGGCGCGGCGCTCGACGATGCTGCTCGGCAACTCGATCCCGTACAGCCTCTACCGGAACGTGGCCACCCACGAGTTCCGGCAGCTGTCGATGAGCCAGACCACCCATCTCGGGTGCGACCCGTTCGCGCTGCAGAAGCGGGTCGACGGCGAGACCACCGAACCCACGCGCAGCTGCCTGGAATGGCGCGATGAGTGGCCCGCCCTCGTCTCGGCCCAGCAGCCCGACGTGCTGCTGTTCTTCGTGCCGCAGACCTTCCTGTCCGACCTCGTGAAGGGCGACGAGGTCGCGGAGTTCGGCTCCCCCGAGCACGAGCGTCTCGTCCGCGAGGCGCTCGACGAGGTCGACCGCAAGGGCGGCGACGCGGGCAAGCTGGCGTTGTCCACCCTCGCGTGCCACGACATCCCCGCGTTCGACAAGGTCGAGATGCAGCAGCTCAACGACATCGAGCGGGTCGAGCGCGTCAACGCCATCGCCACCGCCTGGGCCGCCGAGAACGACGTCCCGGTGATCGACTCGTACGCCGCCCTCTGCCCGAACGGGTACCAGCCGCTGCTCGGGAACGACCCGCTCTACGAGGACGGGCTGCACTTCACCAACGAGTCGGCGCCGCACGTGTGGGCCTGGATGATGCCGCAGGTGCTGCGCTTCGCCGATGCCGTCCACGGGGAGGCCTCATGA
- a CDS encoding lipopolysaccharide biosynthesis protein, whose amino-acid sequence MNRSTRATVSSGSIVAVAMMVMNVATYGFNLAAARLLVPAEFGALTALLSLILIANVVALALQASIARRISVHPDHTAQIVLTASRVALAVSLAVGLAVALSSPVLTPAFSFDSMWAVIWCGAMLVPLTLAGAQLGVAQGTGRWGKLAALYVGNGLGRLFGGVAGVLIEPSATSAMMGLAIGAWLPVLLGAGLLKTSGTGDVHSRRPLVFETVASASTLLAYFAFSNVDALLARGGFEAHDSGLYASGLILTKSTLFLPQFVSVVFFPSLARDSSHRTRLRAAGLVAVLGLLVVAGSAVLPQLALILVGGDQYGEVADDLWLFALSGTFLAIVYLLVFDALARRSTGVAVLLWVASGTVFAVAWFWSIGIVGLVVTMACVGAVVAALLLAWPLLRPMRGHDAPAQASADDPVLAEGSALAEDSVTGFVPGAADSDGDVERH is encoded by the coding sequence ATGAACCGATCCACCCGGGCCACCGTCTCCAGCGGCTCGATCGTCGCCGTCGCCATGATGGTGATGAACGTCGCCACCTACGGCTTCAACCTCGCCGCCGCCCGGTTGTTGGTACCCGCCGAGTTCGGCGCCCTCACGGCCCTGCTCAGCCTCATCCTCATCGCGAACGTCGTCGCGCTGGCCCTGCAGGCATCGATCGCCCGTCGGATCTCGGTGCACCCGGACCACACGGCGCAGATCGTCCTCACCGCGTCACGCGTGGCCCTGGCGGTCTCGCTCGCGGTCGGACTCGCGGTGGCACTGTCCAGCCCGGTGCTCACTCCGGCCTTCTCCTTCGACTCGATGTGGGCCGTCATCTGGTGCGGCGCCATGCTCGTGCCGCTCACGCTCGCCGGAGCCCAGCTCGGCGTCGCCCAGGGCACCGGACGGTGGGGCAAGCTGGCCGCGCTCTACGTCGGCAACGGCCTGGGCCGGCTGTTCGGTGGCGTCGCCGGCGTGCTCATCGAGCCCTCCGCCACGAGCGCCATGATGGGACTGGCGATCGGCGCGTGGCTGCCCGTCCTGCTCGGCGCCGGGCTCCTCAAGACCAGCGGCACGGGTGACGTGCACAGTCGTCGCCCGCTGGTCTTCGAGACGGTGGCCTCGGCGTCCACCCTCCTCGCCTACTTCGCCTTCAGCAACGTCGACGCCCTGCTGGCCCGCGGCGGCTTCGAGGCACACGACAGCGGCCTCTACGCGTCAGGCCTCATCCTGACGAAGTCCACCCTGTTCCTGCCGCAGTTCGTGAGCGTGGTGTTCTTCCCGAGCCTCGCGCGCGACTCGTCGCACCGCACCCGGCTGCGGGCCGCCGGCCTCGTGGCCGTGCTCGGTCTGCTCGTGGTCGCGGGCAGTGCCGTGCTGCCGCAGCTGGCCCTGATCCTCGTGGGCGGCGACCAGTACGGCGAGGTCGCCGACGACCTGTGGCTGTTCGCGCTGTCGGGGACGTTCCTGGCGATCGTCTACCTGCTGGTGTTCGACGCCCTGGCGCGTCGCTCGACCGGCGTGGCCGTGCTGCTGTGGGTGGCGTCGGGCACGGTGTTCGCCGTGGCCTGGTTCTGGTCGATCGGCATCGTCGGACTCGTCGTCACCATGGCCTGCGTCGGCGCCGTGGTCGCGGCCCTGCTGCTGGCCTGGCCCCTACTGCGACCGATGCGGGGCCATGACGCCCCAGCGCAGGCCTCTGCCGACGACCCGGTGCTTGCCGAGGGCTCAGCGCTTGCCGAGGACTCAGTGACCGGCTTCGTGCCAGGTGCGGCCGACTCCGACGGAGACGTCGAGCGGCACTGA